Sequence from the Hoplias malabaricus isolate fHopMal1 chromosome 10, fHopMal1.hap1, whole genome shotgun sequence genome:
GGGAGggaattaaacaaaaattataGCTTTAAAATAAGAATTTGAATTTGTTAgcgggaagaaaaaaaaacagttcatcAGAAGAATTATTTACAATGTGGAGTGCATTTcacatttattataattgtgtAGCAAAAGTAAACACTTCATGTCAGTGCTGGTGAACTTCATTAATGTATGACTTGGAtgcattttaatttacattgtgCCATTTAATGATATGCAacttttggattgttttctctgtattttgtCTTGATGAGATATTGCATTCTTCTTGAGGATTTCCGTCAGTGGAACCTTGAAGTCTGCAAGTGTTTACTAAGTAAACTGCTGACGGGGgtttcagggaaaaaaagaaggaaaggtTACAGAGAGAAGAGTTCACCCTGTAGCAACAAGTGTATGATTTTCCACTTTGGTATCTAACCAcatcaataatatatatatatatatatatatatataaatatttatagtgAAATTTATGTTTCTGAATAACTAAAAGTTGTACATCACTGCTTCTAGGGTCTATGTTttgaaaatccacaaaaacaactgataaaattatgaaaatatgaaGAATTGGAGGTGTTTAATCATACTTCACACTGACCGTCACAGCAAAATGTTAGCACAGAAACATGCACAGATAATATTTTGTACAGATTTATTTGATGATATATTATAATTTGTGTATAAGACTGTGTATTATGCTTTGGCACGGTTACGCATagttaataaaattgtattGTGATCTCAACATAACCCTGTAACAATAACAACATTGAAAAAAACACATTCCCTGAATAAGATGAATAATTCTTCCACTGTGTTATTGGTCTGTAAACACCAGGCTGTCGTGGTTTTTGGTACTAGAGTCCTGAGATATTTGAGACATAGACTGTTGTTCaaacataaatgtatttattttgtataatatGTGATATGCATATGCCTTTGTGCTAGTATTTCAAGGCTTTGTATTAttgatatatattcatatattgaTTTAATACCATTTCCAAGATTATCAAATGTTAACAAGTTTTCTTGACATTCAAAGATGGCTGATGGTAACAGTAACAATCTCTGATATATATGACCAGCCAGACCAACCGTATGTTGCCGTCTTTCACTTATTCTGCATGAATTACATTTTGTCCAGCTCAAGGATATAAATTTTAAAATCACAGGTTTTTATGTTACAGTAAGTTATTAAATATTACCATCTCTGTCCAAAGtacttttggagcatttctcttggtccattcatcatgaaactttcacacagtgtgatggacagctgctgtgttcatatGATGTAGGTAAACTGAAACTtgaccaaaaaaataaagatatgtgtttttcattGGCAGTGAAGATATGTTATTTTTCTAATATTGATCGAATACGGCATATATTACTGACACTTTTAAGTTGCACTTTACAGGTTGTTAATAAGTGGGCAGTAAGGTATTAATATCACATTATATATGTTGTATTTACTGATATATTGTACTTTCCTAGTGGTtagtaaataattatttagCACTTGCACTTGTAACTAGTTTTGTAATATTAGGATTACTACCCCAAAACTGCTGACATGATGTGGTGTGAGTCCTGTGAAATGTTCTTACacttgtttctgtttttgttgtttctgtatgtttttgaactgtgataTTACTGTGTTTCACATCAGCTGACCATCAGTTCTTGAAGGTCTGTGCTTTAACTAAGCAGAGACTTGAGCCATAATGATCAGCTTTTACAAATCCATCCTTTACCTGATCAGGGAATTAAATACCAATCATCAGTTCTTACTTATTTGTGCTTATTTGAAAAGGGATTTTAACCCTATAGTCTTCTTCAATAAAGGCAGTTGCTTTATCCACTACACAAACGGTGCACTACAGCTACTTTtcacattatcattattattgttgttgttgtactgTGTACAAATTCCAAACAGAATTGTTCAATTATTTACAAGATACATTTGGGGAGATTAGATATAACATCAGCCACTTGTATAAGGAATGagaattaaaattaaagaaaaaaagtaaactTAAAGTGTTTATCgttcaaaaaaagaaaaccactcCCTCCACATGTGATTTCCACTCTTGCTTCAGATCGGAAAAAAAAGTGGTTTTGCTAATACTTTCAGGAAAATTTAACTCAGTagtatgggtctgaaagaacatGGAGCTGTCCAGAAGTCCTCACTGAAAAAGGAAAGAGATACACAACAGAAAATGTGAAATACAAACATTGAAGCTGCTATTGTTCCCCAAACAATGAACTCaccgccccagagcccagacctcagccCTTAATGTGTGAATTAATTGGATCAtgtgaagcagaaaatgcaacaaaTTTCAAAACTTTAAAGAATATCCCTGAAGAAAAATGGAAGCTGTGATAAAATCTAAAGCACGAAATGCTAAGCCTTTTGATATTAGCTGTTTAGATGTTGAGGCTTTAGTGTAATTTGatgttacattttttgttttacagtatttacaaaagaaaatcaaacaataaaatgaaattaaataaatatacttaATTTCTGTTTGAACAGCAAGGATGTGCGACCTTGTAGCTGCTTAAGAAACAAAAGGttttctctgacttttgcacagtacggCATGTTTATATACacaaggagtgagagagagccaGTGATGTTTAGTAAAGTGTTAGAAATCAGTGATGTCTCCTTCCATCCCTACATTCAGAAGTAAATTACAGATGATTATGAGGattttctttactgttttacagttacagtaGTTTTGTACTTGTTTTTTCCATTGTATGAAACTTCAGTGTAGGTTAGTTTGTTCAGCCATGTATACTAGATAACATCTTTACTTCCATCAGACTTACGGTTATAGGCCAAAAGTTGATCATATCTTTGTTTCTGTAAATGTGCATAACTTCAGAGATATAATCAAATCATATTGAGGTAAGATATTTTTATGGTTTTAATGGTATTATCTTGAATGtggtttattaaaatgtttctgAGAATGTTGTATAAGATTGTAAAGCTTTACAGGAGATAAATCAGTACAGTATATAATGCACAACAGTAGTGATACACTAAGTAGGTAGAGTAGGTAGTAGGTAGTAGTCTTAGTTCACTGCTTAAGGCATGACCCAGTACACCCAATGAATGAAAATGGACATTTTCAGATACTTTACAGgttaaaatgttttacagaataaaaaaaacaaaaaagaccaacatttatatataatcacaataaatTGTTAAATGCTCCAGGGTGTCATATTTCtctcaaatgtgtttttagtgcTCATGTGTTATGTGTACTAGGGCATTATCTCACCATATCTGATTAAGCTTGGCCAGCATTAGTTTCATTTGTGTGTTCTGTAACTGCACCGTCTATGTGCTTCCATCTTTGTGAGTGGTTAGCATGGAGAGATCATAGACACAGAAAAGGGGTGAGATAAGGAATGAGGGCAGAAAAAGAGAAACGTGACAACGTTTCTTTGCATATCAGCATGTGGTTGAGATGgatagagagatggagaagagaTGGAAAGCCGAGAGAGAATATTTACCCTTTATCAGCTTGTGGTTTTAGTGGGGTGTCGAGGCAGAATTAGAATGCTAGGTAAACGCTTTGTTTCACAGAGGGGATGTTGCTGTGTCTGCATTTGTGCttgttaatgagtgtgtgtgcaattgCTTGTCATTTATTTTACCATTCCTTTAATCATGAAGTGGAGTTGTAGCATATTAACTTTTTTTGCTTCAATATTAAATTCATTTGCATTATTACTCAAATTGCTGCTTTTAGAAGTCACACGGACATTAACTGCAGTTGGCCTACCCATGCTTCACAAATGTCCTGTCCAGGTATGTCGTTGTTCTCTAAAGGTAAGGACAGTGTGAATATCCCTTCAAAGGTACAGCTGTGGTCTTAACAGCTTGTTGTGtaccttaaaggtacattacatttccTTCTCCAAAAGGAAagttaatgataataataataacttttgaatagacaaaataaaagtcttgatTTGCAATGGGATTTAAGAAATCACATCAAATCAGATATCTATAATTcaataatacattacatttataaagtgcctttctaatacccaaggtcgcGTAAATGTAAGTAAGATATGGTACTGTAATCAAATCAAGACGTACCATGGAGGAAACTGCCACGGTGGCAGTGAAATGTACCACCAgtgtgacagtttttctgagaagGTGGTGTAAATTTGAACATGCTGTGCActtttgccaaatgtttttCAACCAAATGATGGCTGAGGTCAGAGTTTAAGAGGTTTGTAGGCCATGTTTAGTAAATGTACATGGTGCTGCAATTGCATTTTGTGCATACACAAAACAACTCTCACAGCGGTACTAGGTCTACATGTTGCTTTGGATttccaaacaacaaaaatatgctTTATATATtacttaaatgtacattttaaacatggcattgttaatgttttaaacagaaatgGCAACTGTGCAATTTCTGCTGGGAAATGCTGATCCTTATTAACATCAAACAGCAAGTGCAATTAATTAAACAGTGTCTGCTACAGTGAAagatatgtttttataaaagcaagatttttctttttgttgttcTCGAACACGAAAagtcatttttacagtgtacgtAAATGACCATTAATCTAAAAATTGGGTTCATCTAAGGATAAtatcttcttttgtgtctgtgttcctcTGGCTACACAAAGggtctgaaataaataaatctgtgttTCAGGGTTTGAAATGCCAGTTTGTCCATTATCTGATTTAAATGACAAATCACAAAAAATGCTCAATTTGTCGCATCCACTGCAGGTTTTACTGCAAGTCTATAGTATATCTTttcctatatttatatttcataataCTGAGTTTCGAGATTAAAACCTTATGATGTTACACAACAAATAATGACATCTGATCTTTCACAAGtgtgacatttaaaaaatagatgtaatcattttataatgtatatttctgatatttcagattttgattaaaaaaaaaagtaggatGATTTTACTCATGTTTACTCAACCttgcaaatacaaaataatgcaTGTTTGAGCAGAGCATTCAATGGTCAACCGCAAACCCTCTTAGTTCCTATTTTCTGAGTATACATGATAGTCAGTTTATTCTCCAGAATATGAACAGAAACACAGCGTGAACCTGTGGGTTTGCAGGATTAAATAGATATTCATATTACTCATGAACCAAAAGAACAGGGCAGATGATTTCAATAAAGTAAAACCCATTGAAAGTGTCTACATcctgtcaaagaaaaacatcatagacatacaagtgtgtgtgtgtgtgtgtgtgtgtgtgtgtgcgcgtgtgtgtgtgtgtgtgtgtgcacgcgagCATGAggtatttccttttctcatgcTAGGAGAAATCATGGACAgtcagagaaggaaaaaaagcaaATCGAGAAAGAGCTGATCAGCTCTCTGTGGTTCGCTTAGTTGTTATTGTCATCATCAAAAAACAGGAAATTCACCTGGCCCGCAACTGTGCTCACTGTGCCCCCAACATGTgcatgtacaaacacacacacactgcattacaGCTTATGATATACTACATCCCATGCCCTTAAAATTTTCCTCATCCTTTAGCAAGTAACTGCattacatataaacatatactACAACCATATAAAGGGCTCGATCATGCATCCACTTTTCACACTTTCTTTAACATACACACCCCCACACTCGTGTAAGCATACTGTACACACTGCGGATACAATGAGCTTTCTGGAGTTCCTTTATTTGCCCAGAATCAGGGCACACACAACAGCTGACACACTGACataaacacactgacacagaaacacacgcagatTATCTGACACAATAGCACTACTCCCAAGAACAGGAGGCACATTAGTTAGCTGAACTTACATACACACTTACTCATGGCTTGGACACAGGAGTGATCAGAGAAACATAAGGAAGTGAGAAAAATGGACAAAGCAGTTCTGACGTGATTAAGGAGAGAGGGCTGTGGGGGAGAAAAGGAGAGGGGGATGGACATTCCTGGCAGCAAAAACACAGATAAAAGACTTTCTTACTGGCAGGCACATCCTttctgagagagacagagaaaggaaaggaaaaagtAAGAGCACGCATGAAAGAGGGATAGTCAGAGTGAAAGAAAAGCCAGTAAACCACTTAAAAAGATTCTGAGGTTGACACCTTCAAGTccacctcctctctctgtcaaatattcccccacactctctctctctctctctctctctctctctctctctctctctctctctctctctctatcattttTTGTATCTTTATTTTTCATAAGATGTTCTGTAGTTTTTGATGTTTTGATCTTTGAGTGAGAAATGCCCCTGCATATTGAGCCCCCTCAGCACAGCAAGGCTTTGATGGCCACAGTGGGAAACGTGGCAGTAGGAAACTTTAATTTTCTGTTGTAACAGTTTGGGTTCAGTAGATTTGTTTCATATTCCACCAGCAATAAAGCCCTAACATAAAGCCTAATGGCATAATACCCACCTTTTACTGAGTGTTTCTAGCTTTTCAGGATTTACGAAggaatgtgtttgtatgtttgtatgttttacAAAAGATGAGTGCAcattttgtgtttgtctgtgtgtttgtgtgtgtgcgcgcgtgcacgtgcgtgtgtgtgtcatggACTTCTCCCTCTAGTGGCAAACACTACAACTCCTTATATGTTGATTTGTTGTTTTGTCTTcagattattttattaaaacggGTTTATATTTGATCAtaattttttttgaaaatgaatataatttgttttaactTAAACtgtaagatttttttatttatctctgTTCAGATATTATCtcatcaattattattattttttagtttctctgtttgttaatttctttttaaatttcaaGTAAACCATGAAATCATGTAAAACAAACATCAATGAGGTAGATGTGCAATCAGAACGAAGTAGACCTTTCAAATGACATACTAACGATTTATGCTTTGTATGTCACTATTGAATTAATTACTTTCaaatgtttcagaaaatgataaatatatagaatACATATCAACACTTGATACATTTCATTGTTTCTTTTCAATTCATTTCAGTTTGAATGATCTACtacatgaattaataaatatctTGATAGGTTTGTAAATTATTTCTGCCAAAAGAGTCTacatccacattaaaaatagAAATGATTATTTCTTAATActtattatttttagtaacatgtttattgattcatttatttattaatttattcattcattcattcatgcattgatttttttgtaaagagggaagcatggtggtgcaacaagTAGTGTCtgtgacacacagctccagcatcTTGCAGTGATGTTCAGGTGCATTGCTGGCTATGGCACACTGGCGTACAATACTTACTTCAAATCAACACTTAATTATATTAAACCAGCcttttataatattaattaattcattcattgactgtaaccgcttatcccgATCAGGGTTTTggtgggtccggggcctacccagaattactgtGCACGAGGCAGGAACAtttctggagggggcaccagtcctggagggcaatacacacttccacatattcactcacacctatggacactttttgtgtgtgtccacCATGTGGTTTTAGaccatgggagaaaactggaccacccagagaaaacccatggggcacgaggagaacacactaaactctttaaactcagacagtcacctggaaaggggctcaaacccacaactccaggaccctCGAGATGTgagacagcaacactacctgtcacaccactgtgccacccccaaTTTTAGGATATTTTTAGCAATATTCTAATTTCTTTACTATAGATTTTGATGTGTGATGTGTATCAAAACTGGCTTGAAATATTTATCTTCAGAAAATGCCGATCAGTTTCTAGGAGAAGAAAGTGGTATCCAGCTAAAAATGCTGAAATGTTAGAATTCGGCTAGGAGTAGTGTCCGGCCAGAAATGCAAGAAATAGCTTGTTTCATGACTTTCAAAGAGCGAACCATTGGAGGAGACCTCAGCTGCACGATGAATCATTTAATGCTGACATTTGGCTGTTGCTAACTTTTGTAATATTGCTTTGCTTGTATTCACTTATATGGTGGATTTatatggcgcagcaggtagtgtcgcagtcacacagctccaggggcctggaggttgtgggttcgattcccgctccgggtgactgtctgtgaggagttggtgtgttctccccgtgtccgcatgggtttcctccgggtgctctggtttcctcccacagtccaaaaacacacgttggtaggtggattggcgactcataagtgtccgtaggtgtgaatgtgtgtgttgccctttgaaggactggcgccccctccagggtgtattcctgccttgcggccaggcaggctctggacccaccgcgaccctgaactggataagtggttacagataatgaatgaatatatggtGGATTTTCCTATTTCCTAACAATGTCCCTATTCAAGTGCTTAGTTTTTCAAGCAATTACCAGAATTACCTGTTCTGGTAATGAGCTATAGCTGGCACTACATtcgcttttttctttttatgaagtgtgtgtgtgtatgtgtgtgtgttagagggcATAAGTGACAACTGTGGGTTTTGGTTCTTTGGCTACAGGACAGTGTTTGCGCACCAGATAGCCTCATAAGCACCTTTGAGTTCCATGAAATCAGCAGGTTAGGTTTACTGAAATGTATGTgaaacaaccacacacacacgcacacacattctcatCCACAGCCGCTCAGCACCACAAaatgcacacatgcacatacacacacacacaatttagaTGAACTTTTCTGTCTGGTTTTGTGGCTGATATCTGATATAATTTGACTTTTGAGTAAGGTCATACTGCTGCTCAGTTCCTATATTTTCCCTAAAACTAGGCTTACAAAACAGGTTTAAAATAGTTACAAAACAACTGTGTGTTTACATGAGAGCCCACAGGAGATCAAAATGTTATTACAGAGATAGTCAAACAGGAGATTGATCATTTCTTCTGCTTTGCAATTAGGGATAATTCATCATTTTAATTGTATCAAAAGTTATGCAGCACAAATTATCTGAAACATTTAGGCACCTCTACAGCAATGGATTACAGCGAATCAAAGTTGTGTTCAATGGTACGTAGCTAACACTGCTAAGACCAGTAAAAGGCTAGTTTCAGCATTTGGGAAATGGTGTAGCCCTTAATTTTAAAGAGGGAGAGTTTTTGGGATCAATGTTGTGTTATCTACATGCAACTAAAATGTCTCTAGAAAACTTGTCATAAAGAGCAACCATCAAtgaatttgttgttgttgttgtgtgtgtgtgtgtgtgtgtgtgtgtgtgtgtatgcctaCAGCTCAGATTGAGGTGATACCCTGTAAGATATGTGGAGACAAATCATCAGGTGTTCACTATGGGGTCATCACCTGTGAGGGCTGCAAGGTGAGAACAGAACTTCTGCTAATCACTGAGAATGAGAATTCAGTTTATAACACCAACTTTATTATGAACAAATCTGATGGTTTgtgttttgctctctctctctctctctctctctatttctctttctcacacacacactctctcactctctctctctctgtttctctcttcctcCATACCTTCTTCTCCTTAGGGTTTTTTCCGTAGGAGTCAGTCCTCCAGTGTGCAGTATTCTTGCTCTAGGCAGAGTAATTGCCCAATTGACCGTGCCAGCAGAAATCGCTGTCAGAGCTGTCGCCTCAAGAAATGTGTCGCCCAGGGAATGAGTCgagatggtgagagagagagagagagagagagagagatgtgaaaaTAACCATTCAGTATGAAAATGGAAACCCACAAATTGAAAACAAATTAGTATTCTAGTAgttcatttaaaatatcatcCCGTTTATTTCTTCTGATATGAATATACACTTATTATAAAACtaattgtaaaatataaaacaggtaACTGTACAGTATACAAAGAATAACATTATGactatttaatataattacttAGGCACTGCGACATaattaaaatgatgaaaaataaGGGTGTATTAGGCTACAGTATCCTGAAAAAAACAATCAGCTGTATGTTATTTCTATATACTATTTTCACAGTACCAGGCAGTGTCATGATTCTTTAAGTAGTTTGTACACAAGCAAGTTCTTGTTTATGCAACAATCACCCTCCAAGGTCCATGGTCTTCAAAAGCAAGACAAAAAACAAGACACAAACACCAATGTACAGCATGACAATCTGTGATAAGAGGACCACAAACCTCCCAGTGATGGCAAAGAGAAAACCTTGATAGAAAGCCAAAATAAAAGGGGGTGCTATGATGTGAGTTTAGATCAAAGAAGTTTGtgtgaaatattaaaactattACTTAACTGAAGACTGAAAGTTTGCATTGGAATTAAATTGCATGCTCTGTAACTGGCCTGTTTCATCTTAAACAGTTGGTGAAACCAAAATGTGCAGTGGTGTGTGCAATGATATACACAACATACCAATGTTTATGGACACCTGTCCTTGAAGGATGATTGCACTCCTTTATTTCAGTACTCATCTGGAAAGTTTTGCATTagattttgtaacatttttagagtatttatttcatttagccTTGAGAACATTAACGAGGCCAGTCACAGCTGATGGGTGATTCAtgttggatcacaaacactgctTGAACTCATCAACAAGGAATTGAGCAGTGCttcatcaccccagagaacataATTTCAGTGCTACTTTAATGCTGTGCATTTTTGTGGGGATTTTATTTCCCCTTTGCACCATTGTATTTTCATGCGGGGTCCTGGCCGTACACTTAATTGTATTAATACCAATTTTTGACTGGCACAAACATTTGTCTAGGgctgtgtgagtaactgtgtcCTCTCTTGTCCAGCTGTCAAGTTTGGCCGCATGTCCAAGCGTCAGAGAGACTCTCTGTTTGCGGAGGTGGAGAGGCACCGGCAGCAGCAGCGTCTCCAGGCCAATCAAGTGGACCCTCAGCCTCTGCCAGCTTACCGGCCCAGCAAAGAGTCAAGGGGTCACTCGCCTCACCTTATTCAGCCACTGGCCCCAACCTACTCCTACAGCCTGGACCAGGAGCTCCCCAACTGCCCACCAGAAGTCCACTCGTACCTCGGCTGTGTTgcaggagaggcacagaatgcAGCACTGGGCTACAGGAGTTCACAGAGGAGCGTAGAAAACAGCAGCTTCTCAGCCACAGGCCGAGGTGAGGTTAAACAGGATCACTACAATATTATTTTAACACGCATTCTATATTTGTGTTtcttggtgggtccagagcctacccagtgTCAGGTGGCTTGTAATGCCTATTTACTGctcattttaaaatacaattacaatattttggctgtgttaaatatattaatgtgaaCAATTTATGgcctattatattatattatcatGACATTatggccacctccttgtttctacactcattgtgcattttatcagctccactgaccataaaggagcactttttagttctacaattacagactgtagtccacctgtttctctgcttaTTTTCTTATCCccgtttcaccctgttcttcagaggtcaggacccccacaggaccaccacagagcagatatgatttgggtgtggatcattctcagcgctgcagtgacactgacgtgtttGTGATATGTTAATAtgtgttgtactggtacaagtggatcagacacaacagtgctgctggaattttaaaacactgtccactcattgtccCACCTCCTTCAGAGACATTAGCTCTTGTGGTAGCTCAGTTTGTGTTGTTATCCTCTAGTCCTTTTTTGCTGTCGTCCTATAGTCCTTTTCTGggctggtggactattctcagtccagcagtgacactgagggatttaaaaactccagaagtactgctgtgcctgatctaTCCATTGCAGCACAactcacagtaacacaccaccaccaccatgtcagtgtcactgcaacgctgagaatgatccagcacccaagtcatacctgctctgtggtggttctgtggggggtcctgagcactgaagaacaggttgaaaggCAACAAAGaattcagagcaacagacagactcCAAAGTGTAaatgtagagctacaaagtgctcttgtattgttagtggagctgagagaatggagaatgagtgtagaaacaaagaggtggtgaAAAATATTATGACTGGACTGTGTAAATGTGCAGGAAAACAAATCAGTGTATGTGTTTACATGAGATGTGTAATGTATTgtgataatgaaaataaaatttcaacaaaatatttcatttgacCAGGGatgttttccctttatttctttCCATCTTACATTGTTTAAGGCTTCGACTCCAGAAGATCCACTCCCGAGGCGATTCTGAGCATTCCCATAAGTGAGATGGGATTACGACCTTTTGACCCAGAAGGCTCATTTTGTCCCTACCCTACCTCAATGCACATAGGtgagtcagagaaagagagagtcagTGACTTTATCAATATGCACTGGCTGGATGTTCCTCATAGTAAAGTAAAATTAGTAGAGCCATTGAAGTCAGCAGATATGGTGGATCATTTCAAGTTTAAGTATtcctgactgtgtgtgtgtgtgtgtaaagaggaGCTGTGCACAAGTATTGTACGCTCTCATCGGGAGACGAGTCAGTATCGTCTGGAGGAGATTCAGGCTCTCAGATGGAAGATTTTCAGCAGGGAGGAGATCCATGTTTACCAGAGCAAGGTACAAAACCTTTATCACAGCATTACTATTACTACAGTACCAATGAAGACTCTAAGGGGAAGAACCCATTATCATAATTATCACAACTACAACTTCCCTCATCAGCACTCAGGGGCAACACTTCAACCACGTGTGACATTCAGAAGTTTAATACAGTTGAATCATTTTTCTCTGCAGTCTGTGGATGGGATGTGGCAGCACTGTGCAGTGAGATTGACAGATGCCGTGCAGTACGTGGTGGAGTTCGCCAAACGCATCCCTGGGTTTCGGCAGCTCGGTCAGAACGATCAAATCGCCTTGCTCAAGAGTGGTGAGATGCCTGTCAATCATTCATTCTACAGTTATGCCTGTTGGGCGTGCCAGGGTCTGTACTCATTCCTTCatatttgtctttgttttctccttactctctctctctcttgatgtCTGGctgtcctttctctctttatttttttctcctctgcttCTACCTGCAtattcatgcttcctgctgtcACTCTGTGCATGTTTTCCTTTTCCTCTGCGTGTGTTTTTCTTGCTCAGGTTCGATGGAGGTGGTTCTGGTCCGCATGAGTCGAATgtttaacactgaaaacagcACAGTCTTCTTTGATGGAAAGTTTGCTGGAACTGAGCTTTTCAGATCTCTCGGTAAGTGGAACATCCAAAATTTAATCAGGAAAAACTAATTTAACCCTCAGAGATTCAAGTAAAGGTGATGTTTcccttttattgtattttaggACGCCACTATACATTATATTGTATGATGTTTACACATTCAGGGGATTTGGGGGAGATGCTGCAAAGCTTCcacatatttgtgtttataattCTAAGTGATTTTTGTGTAGTATAAAATGTAGGGAATATCATACTATGA
This genomic interval carries:
- the rorc gene encoding nuclear receptor ROR-alpha A isoform X1 gives rise to the protein MENEDPGSPEQSLNHAESTRGNPLHKKTHLTQIEVIPCKICGDKSSGVHYGVITCEGCKGFFRRSQSSSVQYSCSRQSNCPIDRASRNRCQSCRLKKCVAQGMSRDAVKFGRMSKRQRDSLFAEVERHRQQQRLQANQVDPQPLPAYRPSKESRGHSPHLIQPLAPTYSYSLDQELPNCPPEVHSYLGCVAGEAQNAALGYRSSQRSVENSSFSATGRGFDSRRSTPEAILSIPISEMGLRPFDPEGSFCPYPTSMHIEELCTSIVRSHRETSQYRLEEIQALRWKIFSREEIHVYQSKSVDGMWQHCAVRLTDAVQYVVEFAKRIPGFRQLGQNDQIALLKSGSMEVVLVRMSRMFNTENSTVFFDGKFAGTELFRSLACGDFIAAVFDFAHSLCALRLTEQQVALFSALVLINSDRPCLEDRDRVLRVRKEVEMALSHILHRDNQESLLHKLYQKVSQLKSLCVLHIEKLRWFRQQYPLTVNSLFPPLYKELFGSDTDIQAMATL
- the rorc gene encoding nuclear receptor ROR-alpha A isoform X2, giving the protein MMRAQIEVIPCKICGDKSSGVHYGVITCEGCKGFFRRSQSSSVQYSCSRQSNCPIDRASRNRCQSCRLKKCVAQGMSRDAVKFGRMSKRQRDSLFAEVERHRQQQRLQANQVDPQPLPAYRPSKESRGHSPHLIQPLAPTYSYSLDQELPNCPPEVHSYLGCVAGEAQNAALGYRSSQRSVENSSFSATGRGFDSRRSTPEAILSIPISEMGLRPFDPEGSFCPYPTSMHIEELCTSIVRSHRETSQYRLEEIQALRWKIFSREEIHVYQSKSVDGMWQHCAVRLTDAVQYVVEFAKRIPGFRQLGQNDQIALLKSGSMEVVLVRMSRMFNTENSTVFFDGKFAGTELFRSLACGDFIAAVFDFAHSLCALRLTEQQVALFSALVLINSDRPCLEDRDRVLRVRKEVEMALSHILHRDNQESLLHKLYQKVSQLKSLCVLHIEKLRWFRQQYPLTVNSLFPPLYKELFGSDTDIQAMATL